The stretch of DNA ttataatacaaaatatacaattaaatCAGTTTTCCGCGGAGAATCAACACAGGAGCTTCGTTAGTTTCCGTTTCTCAgtgcgcataaatatttcctttaTTATTTAACATATGATCAGGCCAGTGACATATTAACAAAATCTGAGACGGAAAAGTATCAGCCTCTTAGATGGGGGACTGGAAAAAGTAGAAATTAAAAACTTGGCTGActttatacaaaatattctctcaagtttttatttgaataaacttttccccttttcttataaaacatttacaaattttGTAACCATCTGTGACCGATCTCTGACTGAGCCACAAGCCACGGGGGACATTTATGCCACTTGCGGTTCGTCTCTGCTCTCCATCTGAGGTTGTACTTTGCTTTCCGGCTTGGGCTGTGGCTTGCCAATATTCTGTATGTGTTCAGTGATCTCCATGTAGGGATAGTACACGCTGACGTGTGGCTTGAAGGACTCCTTGATCACCTGCGGGGACGTCCAACGCAGGAGAGCGTGCGGACTGCCCAATTTGTCGCTGGTGCCCGTCATGTGGCCGGCTCCAAAGGGCTGCCTGGCCACCATGGCGCCAGTGGACTTGTCGTTGACATTCAGATTTCCCACATTAAACTTGAAGACCCTGTAGGCCTCATCGATGAAATCAGCGTCGCTGGCAAAGACAGAGCCGATGGGGCCGTGATTTATTTCGGCCACCTTGGCCATGGTCTGCGGCAACTCCTCGTCCGCATAGACATGAACGCAGAGAATGGGCCCCAGGAGTTCCTCCCTGCAGATGCGATCGTTGAGGTCGTGCACCTGCACAATGGTGGGGTCCACGTAGTAGCCCTGCTTCCGGCTGCACGTGCCGCCGGTGAGGAGCTCGCAGTCGGGATTCAGCCCGATGTACCGCAGCCACATGTAGATGCGATTGTAGGCCTGCCTGTTGATCAGCGCCGAGTAGAAGCACTCACAGTAGGTGGCTTTGCTGACAAAGAGCTGGGAGCTGATCTCCAGCAGTGGCTTCTTGATGTGCGACTCCCACAGCGACTGGGGCACGTACAGCatcgagcaggaggagcacttCTGGCCCGCATACTCGAAGGCCGCCCGGATGGTGCAAGCCACCGCTGTCTCTGGATCGGCAGAGGAGTGCACAAAGTGAAAGTTCTTGCCGCCAGAGTCACCCACCAGCCGTGGATAGTTCTCGTAGACATTTATGTTGTTGGCCAccagctgccacagcaccTTCAGCACTCCCGCGGTGCCCGTAAAGTGAATCCCGGCCAGCTTGGAGTGCTGCGTGACAGCCGCGGCAAAGGTCGTCTCCTCCGACGGAATAAAGTTGACCACACCATCGGGCAGCCCAGCGTCGCGCATGGCCTGGAACACGTACCAGTTGGACAGAATGGCCGAGTCCGAGGGCTTCCACATCACCGCGTTGCCCATCAGGGCCGGCGTAAAGGCCAAGTTGGCCGCAATGCTGGTGTAGTTGAAGGGACTGATTGCAGCCACGAATCCGGTCAAGCCACGCAGTCGCATGTAGTTGCGCTGCGTGACGGGGAAGTCGTTGATGGGCTCATAGCTGGCCACGTCGCGCAGGAAGGCGGGACTGATGCGCATAAAATCGACGAGTTCGGCCACATCCATCTCCGCCTGCCGCAGCGTCTTTCCCTGGCCGAGCATTGTGGCGGCGACAATGTCGAAGCGGTATTTGGTGGCTATCATCTCAGCCGCCCTTTGCCAGATGTACATCCGCTCACTCAACTGTGTCCTGTCCCATCGCTCCTGCGCCTCCACTGTCTTCTCTATGGCCATTTCCAGCATCCCGTGAGACGCGTGGCCATATCGAGCTATGGGCCTCTTGATGTTGTACGGCAAgacctgcagcagctcgttcCGCACCTTATGCTCCTCGCCATCGATCACAATGGGCACGTGCTTCACTGAGGACAGAATTTTTTGCAGCGACGACTCCAGTTCCTTGCGTTCACTTGAACCATTCTCGTAATCGAGCAGCTTCTCGTTGGCAATGGGCACCGGATCGAAGTGTTCTACCAAGCGAGCACGGTCGGATTTGCTTCTATTACTAGCATTCGCCAGCACACTAAGgaggaaaagaaattaaacaatGAGACGGactttgaattttgaatatCCAACGAGAGTTCCCTGTTCAATTGAGTCAGTTTCGGTTCTGTTGAGCCATAACTGATTCATTTGTTAGTTTTCTTTAATATCCCAAGTACATTTACCCATACCTATAGGAAGCTTTTAAAATCATCCATTTTGTGGAGAACTGTTTTATCaattggataaaattatattacaAGAGCTTTGATCCCTTGGtggctggtaatattaaacagaatatcaaaatcgagcatTATGAACGGTCTGTGTTTCTTTGGTATATTGTTTGGTACTGTGGTATATTTCTGCGGGTCATACCAAATCTCGACTCATATTTACGTTGCATAATGAGCTCCAATTCgattttaaaaacaaacataaacaatcCAGTATAAACCCTTTTCAGATTAATTTTGGAGCGTGCAATGCATCTTACCCGCGTTTTATTAAAGCCCCGTGCCTCGGAAGTGTTGACCGCATACTTGAAGCAATGCAAAGAGCCGCCTTGGACATCATATTTCGTCAAGGTAAGGGAATGCGTTCCTCAGGCAATCCCAATGACACTGTCTTCTGCGCTGCAATTTCAGTTCAGAGATGTCACCAACGATCAGCGTGGAATGTCGCACTTTAATTGGACTCTGGACACGGGCACCAACTACCACATACTGAGAACCGGCTGCTATCCCTATATGAAGTACCACTGCAGCAGGCGCGAGGTGCAGGATCTGTCGCTCGAGGACAAGTTCTTCCGTGTGCTGAAAGTGATCAATCTGGGTGAGTGGTGGAGGCTACCATACAATGGACATGGTTAATATGAACACCCAACCGTCTCGCAGGCTTACCTATGCTCTTCTATGGACTGGCTGCCATTCGCTTAATTAGCCACACAGAGATCGTGCACGTCAGCGAGACGGTAAAGGTGCCAATCTATTTTCTATATGCCGAGGATAAGGGGGCTCGGTTTTAATTTTGAATccaaatgggaaatgaaaacatttgaCAACTGGGCTGcttagagcagcagcaacctttacctctctctcttatattaagttttaaataacaaaacaaaacggaacgaaacaataattttagTTTCTGCAGTCGGGCGGATGATTCTCGCACGTCTCATCGTAGTTGTCCAGGAGCAGTGCCTTCAGCGAGGCCTCAAACTGCGTGAGTGAGCAGGGAACATCACAATTGGGTATGCTCAGCTCCTTGGGGAACTTGTCGTCGCTGTTGTAGTAGTACACCAACTGCAGAATAGACACATGAAAACCAATCGACTACCAAATTTCCCTGCACAAACAAACCTTCACTTCGAAGTCGCCGTCACTAAAGTATTTGCTGTGATGCAGCTCAAAGGCCAAGGCGGATGCGTACTCCGGCAGCTTGGCCGTCTGATCCAGTATCCCCAGCGAGTTCATCACATTCACCAGCGTGACATCGTGGCCGGCATATAGGAATATCTTTCGATCCGGACTCAAGTTCTTCTTgcgtttgttttgcattttgttgagTATATCAGTGAGGAAGGCGCCGCCCTTGATGCGCTTCATCAGATTGGATTCTGTGAACAAAGCATAGCTGCGCTCGGCCAGCGGTCGTATCTCCTCTGGATATATATTCTCGGTCCAATCGGGCAGCACCAGAccggcctcctcctccgtcttCAGTGTGCCATACAGAAGCTCCACATCCAACACATTCGAAATGTTCTGCAAGttgaattaaacaattatCTTCTGGGATCTTCAGGCTATCGGGAGTGATTGTCTCACCTTGCCTGTGTTCTTTGTGAGCAGCTTGTACAGCTCCTTGTTGTCCTCGTTCAGTTTCTGCAGTTCTGGTGTGGGCGATTTGTAGAGCTTCTGCAATATGGTGTCATATTTGAGGCAGGGTTTTTTctgggccagcagctgcagggggAAATAATGGACTGTGTGAGTTGCACATTTTGGAGTAGTTTATTGGGTTGCGGAACTTACAATGTCATCGTTGCGAGATAATGTATTTACAGCCACTGGCTGCCAGGGTATGGGCAGCACATTATTGTTCTCCAGCGGTGGCATGAAACCGGCCAAGACGCTTTGGGCGCTCATCTAAAAGATAACCGCCAACTGATTAGGTTTACCGCATCTGATGGGTTACCTTTCTTGACGCACCACACAGCGTTCCGCGGCAGAGCTGAGTACgtgcacctgctgctgtgtgtagAGGCTGTTTGGGGGAAACAGGCGATAGTAGCGCATCCGCAGATTCTTGCCCAGATTGTACGCCTGCAGGCTGCCCCTCTGTGGATAAAGATTGGGTCTGAGATGAGCGGACGGTCTTTCCTCCTACTAATGCGCCACTGACTCACCGGTGTGAGGGCGCCAATGCCACCCTGCCAGTCGTGCGCTGCATGCGGATCATGCGGATAAAAGCCACTCGGATTCTTGGCGCCGTGACGAAACAGCTgtgaagagagggagaaggagagaacgCGTTAGCACCAAAGTCGAAAGTTATTTGTCGGCTGGAGCAGCTCACAATGGAGATCATGCGTAGATTTCGCAAGCCCTGCTCGTCGTTGCTGTCCCCAAACACAAAGTATGCCATCATCACAAAGCACAGGGCGCTGCCCAGCACGATGACCGAGATTTTGGTGCCCCGTCGCGATTTGCAGTCGAGCTGCACCATGATTAGTTCTGCACTGTGCTGCTCGTGCTGCACTCGCTCGGCAAACGGCCTATACGAATCTTTCAGATTTGCGGcctaaaaatagtttttttttttgtttattttataaagTGTTtttgcagcaccagcacagccACTCgatcaaaacaaacaaacgtccgacagcaacaaaagccccAAAACAACTGAGCAGCTGACAGCAGGCAGCTCCACAAAACTACcgcagatagagagagagagagagacggcgAGCGAGCCCCAGCAGAGCTGAGAGAATGGGGGCCGTGGCGTCGACAGACATGTGCGAGTAATGAAATTAGGTGCTCGAAAAGCTTTAAAGAAGAGCTGAGAGGAGTGCGCAGAGTCGACTAGCTGATGCCCTGCATTTTGTTGAGAAATCTATATTTGATGAATGTTTTTGGTCACGAGATATGGATCACTCCTTTAAATTGcaactataaatataaataaaacaatgccTTGCCAGGGTACATTATAAACAAGCAAAGGTTCAATTTTGTCAACGTCTTTAGCTACGGCGTTTCCTCTTTGCGCTCGTCTTGGTCGTCCTCCGATGAGGTGGGCTCCTCCACCAGATAGCCCTCCTCAGCCTGGTAGATTCTTTTGCGTTTGTCAGGCGCCTgctcagctgctggctgctggtgctccgaTTCCTCTTGTGCGGACCTGCCATTACGCTGTGTTGAGTCGTCTGTGGAGTTATCCTCCTCCGGCATGGACATCAAGTGATAAAACCGAATCTGCTCCACTGGATGCTCCTGGCTGTAGGCATAGACCGCCTGGGAATACGTTGGCACCGGCACTGGtactggcacaggcacaggcacagccacatgTTGCTGAATCGGATTGAGAACCGCATAGATGAGGCCGCTGCTCAGATTTTGTGGTGTGGGAAAGGCCATTTGGGACTGAAGATCGGACAGATAGTTGATCACACCGAGGGGTGTGGCCACGTAGGTGGCCGTGCTGCTGTCTGGCACCAGCCAGGACATTTCATCGTAGTTGGGCAGATAGGCGCTAACCGTTGGTGTGGCGGATGTGGCCAATGGATAGGAGTAAGTGCCCGGCGATAGGTAGTAGTCCTGAAGTTGCTGATTCAAACCAGACATGCTTTCTGATTGATTTTGCTTCTTGCAGAGTGGCTTGCCCAGACCTGAAGGGAGTATGGATATCAGCATTGGATGGTGGAATCAGCAAGCGACACTcacaaacaaagaacaacaaatcaCACACAGGACTCAAGCGATTGCTGAAGGATCAGTGTGCAGCGCAAAACCTATTCTTGGTCTTCGGAAAGACGAgacaaattttgaatttcataCGAAAATAATTTGAGTGGTAATTTTGAACTGTGTGTAATATTATTCAGCAGCAATCAAACATAAACAAGCAACTAAATTATCGCAAATGAAGCTACAATCCCAGGCCAGTCGATCTACACAAAGAAAACTCCGTGTAAGTTGTAGGTAAAACACTTAATTTGGCACATTTAATCTAGAAATCTAATCGTAGAACTAAGGACAGTCTTCACTCGTAATCGTAATAAGCGTATAGCAGCTTGCCCCGGGTCAGTGGATCAGTTGCCACCCAGCACACATCGCTCCGTGTCCAGCTCCTCGTCCGAGCTCATGCGCTGGCAGTCGCCGTGGCCGGAGCAGCGCTTGTACACCAGAAAGCTGCACCAGACggtcagcggcagcagagccaGGCCCAAGGGCatgaggaagagcagcagaaactcgCGCGGGTCACTGCCAGCGACACCTTCATCGCTGTTGTCGTAGTCGTTCCagtactcctcctcctgctcctcagCGGGCAGCACCTCCAAAAAGGCCTCGCGGATCTTGTGGCCGCGGTAGCTGATGGCCGCGCAGGCATAGTGTCCGGCATCCCTCAGTCGCACGCCGTCAAGGATCAGCTTGCTGAGATAGATCTGCGGTGCGATCAGCATCTCCGAGCCCGTGGACAGCGGCTCATAAGTGCGTCCATTGTAGCGTACGATGTGGGCACTGAAATTGGAGGCAGGCGATGCGGAGGGCGGGGAACCCACGAAGGTGTGCCGCCTGAACCATTTGATTGTTGGATGCTCCTCGCTGTGCACTCTGCACTGGAACACCACGCGGCTGCCCAGCGCGGCGGTCTTGTTGCTGGGATACGAATCCATGAACTCGGGAGCAGCCAGTGAAGTGTCTAACGAAAGCAGAGAGAATCGATAGAGAGCTGTAACTGCACACGGGGGAGATGATTTCTTACTCTTCACATCCAGCTGGTAGGTGCGCACCAGCTGCACATCCACTGACTGCGCCTTGTCCCACACATCCGGATTGATTCTGCACTTGTAGAGGCCAGAATAGCGATCTGTAACATTCCGCAGCCAGAGCTCCGGCCGGCACAGACTTGGCTCGCAGGGCAGGGCTGTCCAGTCGTCGGCTGACTCGGGCTGATAGCAATTATTGTCGCTGCATTGCTGCGGGAATAAGTAAGCAGTAAATGCAGATATCTGTGGATATTTTCAAGTGTTATAACTACCTTAAAGTACCAATGTATCTGGATGTCGGCCAGCTTGCTCTCGTCCAGCAGACCCTTCAGATTGCACTGCAGCTTCACATCATAGCCGGCACGCTGCTGTATCAGTTCTGTGTTCTCTGCAGAGGAAGGGAAAACAGTCCAATCAATTcaatgccaaaatgtttgtttaccATTTGGACAGCAATTGATAGGCGAAACAGCGGCACGCCACGGTATCTTATCAACTGCtgttcgttctctctctcaaaaaagaaaacgattAATAATCTGAGCCTTTTTGTGGAATGAAAACGGAAACGTGCAATGGCAAAGAGTTGAGCTGTGGAAGTCCACAGTTTTCGGTTAGGTTAATGCAATTGGTTACAGATCGATGGGTTAAGtttcaattttgaatataGAGATTTGTGCAGGTCCAAGAAACTACCAGGaataaaagcaacagaaatgcTTCGCCAGGTATTTAGGAATAACTCACAAATCGATTTAAGATCAATTCTACCCACAGTATTGAGTACATTCCACTTGAAATCCGCTTACAAAATGTTTCAGCCAGCTGTCAACTTACCTGTGTAATCCACAAAGTATCCCTGAGCTTGTGGCCAGCCACAGATGTAAAGTAGTATCAAAAGTCGAATGTGGCTAGACCACAGCTGGCATCTCTGTCTAATCAACGGATCCATTTCCAATCAGCATATCCGAGACATTGCCAGCCACCAGATATGTACATTGATTGGTTAGCTTTGTGGCCTGTAATGGgagaatatttatttccaGCGAGTGatcgatttttatttaatttctcagCAAGCACTCGACACTCGacgaaatttgtatttatttatatgtctGCATTTCCCACTGGCTCGAAcatatttttcacacattttattGTGCGCTGCGCTGTCGGCGATGAGTGTAaaaatttccttttgtttatttacttgGCCATTTGTGGCGAAGGGGCTGCGGGTGCTCCACattggagcacacacacacaaatcctTGGCtctatgtatataaattatcAGAAATTTTGCTTtccatttattaataaataaatagtgaGTGGCCATTTATGCAACAATAAATCATTGCCAGCAGCGATAATGCTCGTTTATCAATTCTGGACTTGGGCTACCAGAAGAACTTTGGGGGCACAAGAAAGGGCTGGAAGGGCTGTTGCAATTGTTAGCATTTGGAAGAGGAAAAGTAACTCCCTAAGCATGAGGAAAACGTTCGTAACGAATCGAATGAACGCCAACTAAATATTCCCGCAACATTTCAAGTAATTCTTGGATCTCCAACCAACAAACGCCCATGGAATTCTAATGGAATTAATAATACATTCATGCAGAGTCGCAGGGAGTACACTTTGGTGAATTGAATCTAAGTGGAATGTCACGGACAAATCATTTCCGAATCACTTTAGCCGGAGAGCCCATAAAACACATTTGATTCGATGGGCGTTTTGTTTATGCTTTTCGTGTTGTTTTTCCACAAAATCGCGGGGAGCGATCCCCCGATCAGCGATCGAAGCCCATTGCGATGGAGATTTATCTGTGTTGCTCCCACTTGATTGGCACTCGACTCAATTGATTTATACGATATCATTTATTAGGTGAAAAGTTGATTGCCTAATAGACAATTTGTTTACGGGCggaaaacaagcaaaagttgaatcaaaataaaacaaatttagcACTCACTGTGGACAGAGCTCCGCACACAATCATCAGCGGCTGGCCAACTGACACAATGGTTTCATATTTGAGTGAAGTACGTCAAAGTGGAGGGCGTACTGCTGATATGGCggttttttctatattttttccctttttttgatAGAACTATTCGCGTCTCTGGTTACCTAATGCCACACAAACTTCGATTGGCCTTTAAGACGTTGGCGAATTTTTGCGTATCGTTTCCCGAGATCTTCTGCTGACACCGCGCAAATGTATGTTTTCCGTCTATtcgttgttgttatttgctgGCGATCTCCT from Drosophila subobscura isolate 14011-0131.10 chromosome O, UCBerk_Dsub_1.0, whole genome shotgun sequence encodes:
- the LOC117899705 gene encoding uncharacterized protein C15orf61 homolog, producing the protein MSHFNWTLDTGTNYHILRTGCYPYMKYHCSRREVQDLSLEDKFFRVLKVINLGLPMLFYGLAAIRLISHTEIVHVSETVKVPIYFLYAEDKGARF
- the LOC117899697 gene encoding delta-1-pyrroline-5-carboxylate dehydrogenase, mitochondrial, encoding MMSKAALCIASSMRSTLPRHGALIKRGVLANASNRSKSDRARLVEHFDPVPIANEKLLDYENGSSERKELESSLQKILSSVKHVPIVIDGEEHKVRNELLQVLPYNIKRPIARYGHASHGMLEMAIEKTVEAQERWDRTQLSERMYIWQRAAEMIATKYRFDIVAATMLGQGKTLRQAEMDVAELVDFMRISPAFLRDVASYEPINDFPVTQRNYMRLRGLTGFVAAISPFNYTSIAANLAFTPALMGNAVMWKPSDSAILSNWYVFQAMRDAGLPDGVVNFIPSEETTFAAAVTQHSKLAGIHFTGTAGVLKVLWQLVANNINVYENYPRLVGDSGGKNFHFVHSSADPETAVACTIRAAFEYAGQKCSSCSMLYVPQSLWESHIKKPLLEISSQLFVSKATYCECFYSALINRQAYNRIYMWLRYIGLNPDCELLTGGTCSRKQGYYVDPTIVQVHDLNDRICREELLGPILCVHVYADEELPQTMAKVAEINHGPIGSVFASDADFIDEAYRVFKFNVGNLNVNDKSTGAMVARQPFGAGHMTGTSDKLGSPHALLRWTSPQVIKESFKPHVSVYYPYMEITEHIQNIGKPQPKPESKVQPQMESRDEPQVA
- the LOC117899699 gene encoding lysosomal acid phosphatase, whose product is MVQLDCKSRRGTKISVIVLGSALCFVMMAYFVFGDSNDEQGLRNLRMISILFRHGAKNPSGFYPHDPHAAHDWQGGIGALTPRGSLQAYNLGKNLRMRYYRLFPPNSLYTQQQVHVLSSAAERCVMSAQSVLAGFMPPLENNNVLPIPWQPVAVNTLSRNDDILLAQKKPCLKYDTILQKLYKSPTPELQKLNEDNKELYKLLTKNTGKNISNVLDVELLYGTLKTEEEAGLVLPDWTENIYPEEIRPLAERSYALFTESNLMKRIKGGAFLTDILNKMQNKRKKNLSPDRKIFLYAGHDVTLVNVMNSLGILDQTAKLPEYASALAFELHHSKYFSDGDFEVKLVYYYNSDDKFPKELSIPNCDVPCSLTQFEASLKALLLDNYDETCENHPPDCRN
- the LOC117899700 gene encoding cell adhesion molecule-related/down-regulated by oncogenes, with protein sequence MDPLIRQRCQLWSSHIRLLILLYICGWPQAQGYFVDYTENTELIQQRAGYDVKLQCNLKGLLDESKLADIQIHWYFKQCSDNNCYQPESADDWTALPCEPSLCRPELWLRNVTDRYSGLYKCRINPDVWDKAQSVDVQLVRTYQLDVKNTSLAAPEFMDSYPSNKTAALGSRVVFQCRVHSEEHPTIKWFRRHTFVGSPPSASPASNFSAHIVRYNGRTYEPLSTGSEMLIAPQIYLSKLILDGVRLRDAGHYACAAISYRGHKIREAFLEVLPAEEQEEEYWNDYDNSDEGVAGSDPREFLLLFLMPLGLALLPLTVWCSFLVYKRCSGHGDCQRMSSDEELDTERCVLGGN